In Prescottella soli, a genomic segment contains:
- a CDS encoding RNA polymerase sigma factor has protein sequence MSIETDSDTDTDMRGPRLEAADWHDLYTAHAQSLYHYVVRRVGESSAEDIVADAFLETWRIRDRYNSNVAQSRSWLFGVATNKIRHYYRAEARRLKASARNIAAEASTVSNDPADLVRTLDSQLALALSNLRLEEREVILLVAWAELTPLEISRVLDLPPATVRTRLFRARTALKRSYPQVLDRP, from the coding sequence GTGAGTATCGAAACCGACAGCGACACCGACACCGACATGAGAGGGCCACGGTTGGAAGCCGCGGACTGGCATGACCTCTATACCGCTCACGCACAGTCGCTCTACCACTATGTCGTGCGCCGGGTAGGCGAATCCTCGGCCGAGGACATCGTCGCGGACGCCTTCCTGGAAACATGGCGAATTCGTGATCGGTACAACTCGAACGTCGCACAGAGTCGATCGTGGCTGTTCGGAGTGGCGACCAACAAGATTCGCCACTACTACCGCGCGGAGGCGCGCCGACTGAAGGCCTCGGCGAGGAACATCGCCGCGGAAGCGTCGACTGTGTCGAACGACCCTGCAGATCTCGTCCGGACACTGGATTCGCAACTGGCACTTGCTCTGTCGAACCTGCGGCTCGAAGAGCGCGAAGTAATACTGCTGGTCGCTTGGGCTGAGCTGACACCGTTGGAGATCTCGAGAGTGCTGGATCTACCACCAGCCACCGTGCGCACGCGGCTCTTCCGCGCGCGGACAGCACTCAAGCGATCGTATCCCCAGGTCCTGGACAGGCCCTGA
- a CDS encoding CU044_5270 family protein, which translates to MNETISDEQLDADLRRLGGEAPELPEGLAARIDNLMIDHRIDNLMTESKPPKSRVWIAVAAAVTLLAGGAVVGTSVVSTKTGAESVAGPTGESPLAGDPARMSVDALLLASSEKLASAPSTPAAFTFVEEHAWWMASGDSERGQFAYLGENVLRTWIPADANGEWLQRRSVSPNRQWITGNEEIAGELAFGSGWPEGEFRGRRGQFFPTAGDDGTDGAVPASFANPTVEYLDGLPDDPTALYEKLRSESGSDAQLLSDVASGLRSGLVSNQVTSSIYRALVTLPTLEITEGQANLDGRIGTAVGVVDGGRRTEIIIDPVTGEFIGQRVVTLDGYDGIPPGTAVEFSSVTRSGVGAAGETPGSGTR; encoded by the coding sequence ATGAACGAGACGATCTCCGACGAGCAGCTGGACGCCGATCTGCGGCGACTGGGAGGGGAAGCGCCCGAGCTTCCCGAAGGCCTCGCCGCACGGATCGACAATCTGATGATCGACCACCGGATCGACAACTTGATGACCGAATCGAAGCCGCCGAAGTCTCGTGTGTGGATCGCGGTTGCGGCCGCGGTCACCCTCCTCGCGGGCGGAGCGGTGGTCGGAACGTCAGTCGTGTCGACCAAGACCGGCGCCGAGTCCGTTGCCGGACCAACGGGTGAGTCGCCCCTGGCCGGCGATCCCGCGCGGATGTCCGTTGATGCCCTGCTGCTCGCGTCGTCCGAGAAGTTGGCGAGTGCACCGTCGACGCCGGCCGCTTTCACCTTCGTCGAGGAGCATGCGTGGTGGATGGCGTCCGGCGATAGCGAGCGTGGACAATTCGCATACCTGGGCGAGAACGTTCTCCGGACCTGGATTCCAGCCGACGCGAACGGCGAATGGCTGCAACGGCGTTCAGTGTCGCCGAATCGGCAGTGGATCACGGGCAACGAAGAGATCGCTGGAGAGCTGGCGTTCGGATCGGGATGGCCGGAGGGGGAATTCCGCGGTCGGCGCGGACAGTTCTTCCCAACTGCAGGTGACGACGGGACCGACGGCGCGGTGCCGGCGTCCTTCGCCAACCCGACCGTCGAGTACCTCGACGGACTTCCCGACGACCCGACGGCACTGTACGAGAAATTGCGATCCGAATCTGGGAGCGACGCACAGTTGCTGTCCGACGTCGCTTCGGGTCTGCGCAGCGGTCTCGTGAGCAATCAAGTAACCAGCAGCATTTATCGTGCGCTGGTCACACTGCCGACGTTGGAGATCACCGAGGGGCAGGCCAACCTCGACGGACGGATCGGAACCGCGGTCGGCGTCGTCGACGGCGGTCGGCGCACCGAGATCATCATCGATCCCGTCACTGGCGAGTTCATCGGCCAGCGTGTCGTCACTCTCGACGGGTACGACGGCATTCCGCCCGGTACGGCTGTGGAGTTCAGCTCGGTCACAAGATCGGGTGTCGGCGCGGCGGGGGAAACGCCCGGCTCCGGGACGCGATAG
- a CDS encoding DUF1254 domain-containing protein yields MTVQDSERTNNRYDLPGGFPTPDTAARARDDADFQRAVTAYRFWYPTVSAEGIFNGNREAGIADNEAVGIASTGPLQVGFTLNSDTPYGAAALDLTDGPMVIELPAGPYIGLVDDHHQRWVMDMGIPGPDEGKGGKHLVLPPGYDGDVPGGYHVGRSNSFTVLMAIRALPVGGDIDRALNALREVKVHRLGTTEFLEFVDITDKPLDSTCLRWEDGVQFWEVLHRILDREPVVEEFRPMHGLLAALGIRKGEPFAPDARITAILERAARVGRDQMLVSAFAGTRPDQVAWPDRAWEWVGLVPDNADFETPTGLDLEARDRWFAQAIVASPAMFRRQVGGGSLYWLAARDADGRYLDGGVDYTLTVPQPVPAGLFWSLTVYDAQTRSQVQADQGRAALRSLFELPHDGSDSVTLHVGPNAPAGAEGRWVQTVPGRSWFVYLRIYGPQESAFDGTWRPGDFVRR; encoded by the coding sequence ATGACTGTTCAGGACTCGGAACGGACGAACAACCGATACGACCTACCGGGCGGATTCCCGACACCCGACACGGCAGCGCGGGCCCGTGACGACGCCGACTTCCAGCGAGCGGTCACCGCATACCGGTTCTGGTATCCGACGGTGTCGGCCGAGGGGATCTTCAACGGCAACCGCGAGGCCGGCATCGCCGACAACGAGGCCGTGGGCATCGCGTCGACCGGCCCCCTGCAGGTCGGCTTCACGCTCAACTCCGACACCCCGTACGGCGCCGCCGCACTCGATCTGACCGACGGGCCCATGGTGATCGAACTGCCCGCCGGCCCCTACATCGGCCTCGTCGACGACCACCACCAGCGGTGGGTGATGGACATGGGCATCCCCGGCCCCGACGAGGGCAAGGGCGGCAAGCACCTGGTGCTGCCGCCGGGCTACGACGGCGACGTGCCCGGCGGCTACCACGTGGGACGGTCGAATTCGTTCACGGTGCTGATGGCCATCCGTGCACTCCCGGTGGGCGGAGACATCGACCGTGCCCTGAATGCGCTGCGCGAGGTAAAAGTTCATCGACTCGGGACAACCGAGTTCCTCGAGTTCGTGGACATCACCGACAAGCCGCTCGACAGCACGTGCCTGCGGTGGGAGGACGGCGTCCAGTTCTGGGAGGTGCTGCACCGGATCCTCGATCGCGAACCCGTGGTGGAGGAGTTCCGGCCGATGCACGGCCTGCTGGCAGCGCTCGGCATCCGCAAGGGGGAACCGTTCGCGCCGGACGCGCGGATCACCGCGATCCTCGAGCGGGCGGCGCGCGTCGGCCGGGACCAGATGCTGGTGTCCGCCTTCGCTGGAACTCGCCCCGACCAGGTCGCGTGGCCCGACCGCGCATGGGAATGGGTGGGGCTGGTCCCGGACAACGCCGACTTCGAGACGCCGACCGGACTCGATCTCGAGGCCCGCGACCGCTGGTTCGCGCAGGCCATCGTCGCGTCCCCGGCGATGTTCCGACGGCAGGTGGGCGGTGGCTCGCTGTACTGGCTGGCGGCGAGGGATGCGGACGGCCGGTACCTCGACGGCGGCGTCGACTACACGCTCACCGTGCCGCAGCCCGTCCCGGCCGGGCTGTTCTGGTCGCTGACGGTCTACGACGCCCAGACCCGCTCGCAGGTCCAGGCCGATCAGGGCCGCGCGGCCCTGCGCTCGCTCTTCGAACTGCCGCACGACGGTTCGGACTCGGTGACCCTGCACGTCGGCCCGAACGCTCCTGCCGGAGCGGAGGGCCGGTGGGTGCAGACGGTCCCCGGGCGGTCCTGGTTCGTCTACCTCCGGATCTACGGCCCGCAGGAGAGCGCGTTCGACGGCACCTGGCGTCCGGGCGATTTCGTCCGGCGCTGA
- a CDS encoding AurF N-oxygenase family protein yields the protein MGASGSDALFEALLDSAQRLSFESRSPLVYRPEPGDDERHGMTPQWSPLFGTPLWDGMSGSDRVRLTRSEVAQFLGVGIWLEVGLQVALLRASHSANPARPDVKFLFNECADENLHSLMFVNAIDSIGSHFYPRDRMLDFFGWVFRHIVWDEVAYGIVLAGEEIFDVMQRDWMTGGDVAAPIRRAAYIHVVEESRHMAFARRKIRDRLIGLSRFRRFVSTLLIATGTHLITKSLINRRVYDDLGLDWDVVRSNIDANEHHRMMFRKAAEPFIEFLSREGLLNFGARWIYRKSNLL from the coding sequence ATGGGAGCTTCCGGAAGCGACGCACTGTTCGAGGCCCTTTTGGATTCTGCTCAGCGGCTGTCCTTCGAGTCGAGGAGTCCGCTGGTCTACCGGCCCGAACCGGGCGACGACGAACGTCATGGCATGACACCGCAGTGGTCACCCCTTTTCGGCACCCCGTTGTGGGACGGCATGTCCGGGTCTGACCGCGTCCGCCTCACCAGAAGCGAAGTAGCGCAGTTCCTGGGCGTCGGCATCTGGCTGGAGGTGGGTTTGCAGGTGGCATTGCTGAGGGCGAGCCACAGCGCGAATCCGGCACGGCCGGACGTCAAGTTCCTCTTCAACGAATGCGCGGACGAGAACCTGCACTCGTTGATGTTCGTCAACGCCATCGACAGCATCGGATCACACTTCTATCCGCGTGACCGCATGCTGGACTTCTTCGGCTGGGTGTTCCGACACATCGTCTGGGACGAAGTGGCGTACGGAATCGTCCTCGCCGGTGAAGAGATCTTCGACGTCATGCAGCGTGACTGGATGACCGGCGGCGACGTCGCCGCACCCATTCGCCGCGCCGCGTACATCCACGTTGTCGAAGAGTCCCGGCACATGGCGTTTGCGCGTCGGAAGATCCGTGATCGATTGATCGGTCTGTCCCGTTTCAGGCGATTCGTGAGCACCCTGCTCATCGCGACGGGAACGCACCTCATCACGAAGAGTTTGATCAATCGCCGGGTGTACGACGACCTCGGCCTCGACTGGGATGTCGTGAGGTCGAATATCGACGCGAACGAACATCATCGGATGATGTTCCGGAAGGCCGCGGAGCCGTTCATCGAATTTCTGAGCAGAGAAGGGTTGCTGAATTTCGGCGCCCGGTGGATCTACCGAAAGTCGAACCTTCTCTGA
- a CDS encoding NADH:flavin oxidoreductase, with amino-acid sequence MVSEIATPDVFAPAKLGPITLRNRIIKSATFEGRTPEALVTDALIEFHRQPAAGGVGMTTVAYCAVQPEGRTERGQLWMRPEVVPGLRRLTDAIHAEGAAASAQIGHAGPVANEKSNRLPALAPSASFNPMSMKKIHAATAADIARITQAHADAARFAIEGGFDAVEIHFGHNYFASSFLSPKLNKRKDNYGGSLENRARIVLETARAVREAVGDRIAVLAKLNMDDGVPGGFWVDEAIQVAQWLEADGSLDALELTMGSSLLNPMYLFKGDAPVRDFANAMPQPVKLGVQMVGKAFIKTYPYEPLFMLEEARQIRAAVKMPLVLLGGVTDKAGMDTAMAEGFEFVAMARALLREPDLLNRIQAESRTKSLCIHCNKCMPTIFSGARCVLVDLEPPRVRG; translated from the coding sequence ATGGTGTCCGAGATCGCCACTCCTGATGTGTTCGCACCGGCCAAGCTGGGCCCGATCACGTTGCGCAACCGCATCATCAAGTCCGCGACGTTCGAGGGGCGGACGCCCGAGGCGCTCGTCACGGACGCGCTGATCGAGTTCCACCGGCAGCCGGCCGCGGGTGGGGTCGGCATGACGACCGTGGCGTACTGCGCGGTGCAACCCGAGGGGCGTACCGAGCGCGGTCAGCTGTGGATGCGGCCCGAGGTGGTGCCGGGTCTGCGCAGGCTCACCGACGCGATCCACGCCGAGGGTGCGGCCGCGTCCGCGCAGATCGGTCACGCCGGTCCCGTCGCGAACGAGAAGTCGAACCGGTTGCCGGCGCTGGCGCCGTCGGCGTCGTTCAACCCGATGAGCATGAAGAAGATCCACGCCGCGACGGCCGCCGACATCGCGCGGATCACTCAGGCGCACGCCGACGCGGCCCGGTTCGCGATCGAGGGCGGCTTCGACGCCGTCGAGATCCACTTCGGCCACAACTACTTCGCCAGCTCGTTCCTGAGCCCCAAGCTGAACAAGCGAAAGGACAACTACGGCGGATCGCTCGAGAACCGGGCCCGGATCGTGCTGGAGACGGCGCGGGCCGTGCGCGAGGCGGTGGGCGACCGGATCGCGGTCCTCGCCAAGCTCAACATGGACGACGGTGTGCCCGGCGGTTTCTGGGTCGACGAGGCCATCCAGGTCGCGCAGTGGCTCGAGGCCGACGGCAGCCTGGACGCGCTCGAACTGACGATGGGCAGCTCGCTCCTCAACCCGATGTACCTGTTCAAGGGCGACGCGCCGGTCCGCGACTTCGCGAACGCGATGCCGCAGCCGGTCAAGCTCGGCGTGCAGATGGTGGGCAAGGCGTTCATCAAGACGTATCCCTACGAGCCGCTGTTCATGCTCGAGGAGGCGCGTCAGATCCGAGCCGCGGTCAAGATGCCGCTGGTGCTGCTCGGTGGCGTCACCGACAAGGCCGGCATGGACACCGCGATGGCCGAGGGCTTCGAGTTCGTCGCGATGGCGCGTGCCCTGCTGCGCGAGCCCGACCTGCTCAACCGTATCCAGGCCGAGTCCCGTACGAAGTCGCTGTGCATCCACTGCAACAAGTGCATGCCGACGATCTTCTCGGGTGCCCGCTGCGTTCTGGTCGATCTCGAACCGCCGCGCGTGCGGGGCTGA